The Arthrobacter sp. NicSoilC5 genome has a window encoding:
- a CDS encoding M50 family metallopeptidase has translation MASPASLWETFATAFTQANVPTVTWVEMLLSVAAAVGLSIPRRSWRYFGLLATVTHELGHAFAALTSGQRLSGIRLRLDHSGTTTTYSRSRLAAAWSCFWGYPVPALAGAAFVWCGLNGWGPAAMAVSALVLAATLLFLRNLAGFVITGAAIGGAGSLTFLAPPPAVGHVAVIFGLALLVAAVRDLLKLTHVHLRRRDRLSSSDAYLLYRATSVPSGIWIGLFTLLVAGAWLVAWQPISVILLQGA, from the coding sequence GTGGCCAGCCCCGCCAGCTTATGGGAGACGTTCGCCACGGCATTCACCCAGGCGAACGTTCCCACCGTCACGTGGGTGGAGATGCTGCTGTCGGTGGCGGCCGCCGTCGGGCTGTCCATCCCCCGGCGCAGTTGGCGCTACTTCGGCCTCCTCGCCACGGTGACGCACGAGCTTGGCCATGCTTTTGCTGCCCTGACCTCCGGACAGCGGTTATCCGGTATCCGCCTCCGGCTTGACCACTCCGGAACCACCACCACCTACAGCAGAAGCAGGCTGGCCGCCGCCTGGTCCTGCTTCTGGGGGTACCCCGTGCCCGCCCTGGCGGGCGCCGCCTTTGTTTGGTGCGGGCTGAACGGGTGGGGACCCGCCGCCATGGCCGTCAGTGCGCTGGTGCTGGCCGCTACGCTCCTGTTCCTCCGCAACCTTGCCGGATTCGTCATCACCGGCGCTGCCATCGGCGGAGCAGGCTCCCTCACCTTCCTTGCGCCGCCTCCCGCCGTGGGGCATGTGGCCGTCATTTTCGGCCTTGCGCTGCTCGTCGCCGCGGTGCGGGACCTGCTCAAACTCACCCACGTCCACCTCCGCCGCCGGGACCGTCTCAGCAGTTCGGACGCGTATCTCCTGTACCGTGCCACGTCTGTTCCGTCCGGAATCTGGATTGGCCTGTTCACGCTCCTGGTCGCCGGCGCATGGCTGGTGGCCTGGCAGCCCATCTCGGTAATCCTGCTGCAAGGCGCCTAG
- a CDS encoding DUF4193 domain-containing protein has protein sequence MATDYDELRSDVKESQDNSLEQLQSANAPDARSVVQELDEADGLDGAGVPGGEFVAEELVVQVIPQAEDEFTCYSCFLVRHRSQIARQKDGHSYCTECEG, from the coding sequence GTGGCAACCGATTACGATGAACTGCGTTCCGACGTCAAGGAATCGCAGGACAACTCACTCGAGCAGCTCCAGTCAGCGAATGCTCCCGACGCCCGCAGTGTTGTGCAGGAGTTGGACGAGGCTGACGGGCTGGACGGCGCCGGGGTCCCTGGCGGCGAATTCGTCGCTGAGGAGCTCGTAGTCCAGGTCATCCCCCAGGCTGAGGATGAATTCACCTGCTACTCCTGCTTCCTGGTCCGCCACCGGTCCCAGATTGCCCGGCAAAAAGACGGCCACAGCTACTGCACCGAGTGCGAAGGCTAG